A single Chitinophagaceae bacterium DNA region contains:
- a CDS encoding carboxypeptidase-like regulatory domain-containing protein, with amino-acid sequence MQHFFLLLFSFAAYSQDMYSIKGKITNSRTKEAVAFAHIIFENTKIGTVTNSHGEFELYIARATQVEKVSILISSIGYEKKKVTLPLYDYSNLQIGLEESFQQLKEVVVKYKDFPRSLVDSALKRIPKNYPTQTEVNEGFLREKASYDSTLKNPIWISEVTIKSIKSGYQKPKIGEVKMLKGRNYESPQIEKLTHKIYGQAEVAFEDPIYDREGIEDAVKSKNTTFLLQKTFLSKGMKTYLIKITHRKFSKTSVTLFIQDKTYAIIKAEQVSCCNLEIDETNYFFQVDEAHRFNQLMAGYRHSHVIGQVEYTKYNDSLWRNSYQYAHTKYNMQKDTIQSHFYDFFYSTTNTYPSDTVKIPYSERFFRSDILIDEAPKKYDSSFWKNYNTVKPTEEETNLFKSYTPKDTSAFKKSPHFTKLSPYRTLEKILRFMKRVRVEIGVSYYPIYSDPTILNYTASSFALNRSFSQNTHSFSFTNSIGYEIRKYCIIGLEGSGNFFTLSEALTNASENSNYIYVSYEKNMRRNKTKHPLYLNVKIKTGYRRLSYYLGKYETPIDFSANGTKITTEQMKVYTEKRSWNIAPAVQLSYEWRPTLRFFIEAAYTGLDIIKADGLLFKETSFFFPSSAFVNMNNEQLQKAGNYYNTPFYLSFGIIYKPIGK; translated from the coding sequence ATGCAACATTTTTTTTTATTACTCTTTTCTTTTGCTGCATATTCCCAAGATATGTATAGCATAAAAGGAAAGATTACGAACAGCAGAACCAAAGAGGCAGTAGCATTTGCCCATATCATTTTTGAAAATACGAAAATAGGCACTGTTACCAATAGTCATGGTGAGTTTGAATTGTATATTGCACGGGCAACACAGGTAGAAAAAGTATCTATCTTGATTTCTTCTATTGGATATGAAAAAAAGAAAGTGACCCTTCCTCTGTATGATTATTCCAATTTACAAATAGGATTAGAAGAGTCATTTCAACAATTAAAAGAAGTGGTAGTAAAGTATAAGGACTTTCCGAGAAGTTTGGTGGACTCTGCTCTCAAACGCATTCCTAAAAACTATCCTACACAAACGGAAGTAAACGAAGGATTTTTAAGAGAAAAAGCATCTTACGACAGTACTTTGAAAAACCCTATATGGATATCTGAAGTAACCATTAAGAGTATCAAATCGGGATACCAAAAGCCAAAAATAGGCGAAGTAAAAATGCTCAAAGGGAGAAACTATGAATCTCCTCAAATAGAAAAACTGACTCATAAAATATATGGGCAAGCAGAGGTAGCTTTTGAAGACCCTATTTATGATAGAGAAGGTATAGAAGACGCTGTAAAGTCAAAAAACACTACTTTCTTGTTGCAAAAAACGTTTTTATCCAAAGGAATGAAAACATATCTCATAAAAATTACCCATAGAAAATTTTCTAAGACCTCCGTAACTCTTTTTATACAAGACAAAACTTACGCTATCATAAAAGCCGAACAGGTCTCCTGCTGTAATTTAGAAATAGATGAAACGAACTACTTTTTCCAGGTGGATGAGGCACACAGATTCAATCAATTAATGGCGGGGTATAGACATTCGCATGTCATTGGACAAGTAGAATACACAAAATATAATGATTCTCTGTGGAGAAACTCCTACCAATATGCCCATACAAAATATAATATGCAAAAGGATACCATTCAAAGTCATTTTTATGATTTTTTTTATTCTACTACTAATACGTATCCTTCGGATACCGTAAAGATTCCCTATTCTGAAAGATTTTTTCGTTCGGATATACTGATAGATGAAGCACCTAAAAAATATGATAGTTCTTTTTGGAAAAACTATAACACAGTAAAGCCCACCGAAGAAGAAACCAATCTCTTTAAAAGCTATACCCCAAAAGATACTTCTGCTTTTAAAAAATCACCCCATTTTACTAAGCTTTCCCCTTATAGAACCTTAGAAAAAATATTACGTTTTATGAAAAGAGTAAGAGTTGAAATAGGGGTTTCTTATTATCCCATATATTCAGATCCTACCATTCTCAATTACACTGCTTCTTCATTTGCACTGAATAGATCCTTCTCACAAAATACTCACAGTTTTTCTTTTACAAATTCTATAGGATACGAAATACGAAAATACTGTATTATCGGTTTGGAAGGCAGTGGTAATTTTTTTACTCTCAGTGAGGCACTGACCAATGCTTCAGAAAATTCGAATTATATATATGTAAGTTATGAAAAGAATATGAGACGCAATAAAACAAAGCATCCTCTCTACTTGAATGTAAAAATAAAGACAGGATATAGGCGATTGAGTTATTATTTGGGTAAATATGAGACCCCAATAGATTTCTCTGCCAATGGCACTAAAATAACTACCGAGCAGATGAAAGTATATACAGAAAAACGCTCATGGAATATAGCACCTGCTGTCCAGCTTTCTTATGAATGGAGACCTACGCTGAGATTTTTTATAGAAGCTGCTTATACGGGCTTAGATATAATAAAAGCAGATGGGTTACTATTCAAAGAAACTTCTTTCTTCTTTCCTTCATCTGCTTTTGTAAATATGAATAATGAACAACTTCAAAAGGCAGGAAACTATTATAATACTCCATTTTACCTTTCTTTTGGTATCATATATAAACCTATTGGAAAATAA
- a CDS encoding aspartate aminotransferase family protein: MRDKKEIFYNWLAQTSSNPIGIEIEKAEGVFLYTPQGKKILDLISGIAVSNIGHRHPTVVEAIKKQLEKYMHIMVYGEVILSPQILLAEALKETLPPPLDNIYFVNSGSEAIEGAMKIAKKMTRRHTIITCKHCYHGSTQGALSLLSDDGMRRKYRPLLPSVLHIEFGNEENLSVINEETACVIIETVQGEAGVRTASTLYFQKLREKCSHNGALLIVDEIQCGFGRTGFFWAFQDYGFIPDILVSAKGMGGGLPLGAFIAPQHIMQSISNNPPLGHITTFGGNPLSAAASLATMQVIKAENILQNIPFKQALFCSLLLHPLIKEVRAKGLMMAIELQKDISISKLVSLCLENGILVDWFLFCNNSLRIAPPLTISEDEIHIACNGILKSLRILDGSYSRFHKDYS; the protein is encoded by the coding sequence ATGAGAGATAAAAAAGAGATTTTTTACAATTGGTTAGCACAAACATCTTCTAATCCTATAGGAATAGAAATAGAGAAGGCGGAAGGTGTTTTTTTATATACTCCCCAGGGAAAAAAAATACTTGATCTCATTAGCGGAATAGCTGTGAGTAACATTGGGCATAGACACCCTACGGTAGTAGAAGCTATAAAAAAACAATTAGAAAAATATATGCATATAATGGTGTATGGTGAAGTCATATTGTCCCCGCAGATATTACTCGCAGAAGCCCTCAAAGAAACCCTCCCCCCTCCATTAGATAATATCTATTTCGTTAATTCAGGGAGCGAAGCAATAGAAGGAGCAATGAAAATTGCCAAAAAAATGACTCGCAGACATACCATTATTACTTGTAAGCATTGCTATCACGGAAGCACACAAGGTGCTTTGTCTCTTCTATCTGACGATGGTATGCGAAGGAAATACAGACCGCTTCTGCCTTCTGTACTCCATATTGAGTTTGGAAATGAAGAAAATCTATCCGTTATTAACGAAGAAACAGCGTGTGTTATCATAGAAACTGTTCAAGGAGAAGCAGGGGTAAGAACGGCATCTACCCTTTATTTTCAAAAACTCCGAGAAAAATGCTCGCACAACGGAGCATTACTGATAGTAGATGAGATACAATGTGGCTTTGGCAGGACAGGTTTTTTTTGGGCATTCCAAGATTATGGTTTTATCCCTGATATATTAGTTTCTGCAAAGGGAATGGGAGGGGGGCTACCTCTCGGAGCATTTATTGCCCCGCAACATATAATGCAAAGTATATCAAACAATCCACCTTTAGGACATATAACTACCTTTGGAGGCAATCCTCTCTCTGCAGCGGCTTCCCTTGCTACTATGCAGGTGATAAAAGCAGAAAATATTTTGCAAAATATCCCTTTCAAACAAGCATTATTTTGTTCCCTTCTCCTGCATCCTCTCATAAAAGAAGTAAGAGCAAAAGGACTTATGATGGCAATAGAACTCCAAAAAGATATTTCTATTTCCAAACTCGTATCTCTCTGTTTAGAAAACGGAATTTTGGTAGATTGGTTTCTCTTTTGCAATAACTCTCTCCGAATAGCACCCCCACTCACCATTTCAGAAGATGAAATACATATTGCTTGTAATGGAATACTCAAATCTTTACGAATACTTGATGGTTCTTATTCCCGATTCCACAAGGATTATTCTTGA
- a CDS encoding NADH-quinone oxidoreductase subunit C codes for MNTSINELRKKNIQTLIKKFVSVKNNQAIEIQSVPILNYTDFYTTVVDIIKSNDTFHCVNYYAYPQKNNLQCIIAIADDETKNILLLSHIIENAKKKKLESITQSIEAMHIFEREIAENFGIYFENHPWLKPIRYPHNREDTSQNIYNYPFYEIEGSQLHQIGVGPIHAGVIEPGHFRFTCHGETVHHLEIQLGWQHRGIETLFLQKTKLFQRNTLAENIAGDTSIGHSVVFCSVIEALNGSPIPQKLELERTIAMELERIAMHTADLANLSIGIAYQLSASVYAALRTPIINFLQSWCGNRFGKSLIRANGTFHPFSLILAENILKLLHNYEKKFDQMSQKLFSLPSAILRLKGIGNVTKTQAQQIGAVGMVARSCGIIRDIRASHPSMAYVYNPYFTSITTTGDVFSRALLRRMEIKKSIRYIQSLIHLWKQNNETIPSPILDEQLSLKKEHIAFSLAEGWRGEIVHSAITDSTGKIIHYKIKDPSLHNWKALEIALRELEISDFPINNKSFNLSYCGNDL; via the coding sequence ATGAATACATCAATAAACGAACTAAGAAAAAAAAACATACAAACACTCATCAAGAAGTTTGTTTCTGTTAAAAATAATCAAGCAATAGAAATACAATCTGTTCCCATACTAAATTATACAGATTTTTATACCACTGTGGTAGATATAATAAAAAGCAATGATACTTTTCATTGTGTGAACTACTACGCCTACCCCCAAAAAAATAACTTGCAGTGCATCATTGCTATTGCCGATGACGAAACAAAAAATATACTCCTTCTTTCCCATATAATAGAAAATGCCAAGAAAAAAAAATTGGAATCCATCACTCAATCTATAGAAGCAATGCATATTTTTGAAAGAGAAATAGCAGAAAATTTTGGAATATATTTTGAAAATCATCCATGGCTCAAACCGATTCGCTACCCCCACAATAGAGAAGATACTTCACAGAACATCTATAATTACCCTTTCTATGAAATAGAAGGAAGCCAACTACATCAAATAGGTGTAGGTCCTATACATGCAGGAGTTATAGAGCCAGGTCATTTTAGATTTACTTGCCACGGGGAAACAGTACACCATTTAGAAATACAACTGGGGTGGCAACACAGAGGAATAGAAACACTTTTTTTACAAAAAACAAAACTATTCCAAAGAAATACCCTTGCAGAGAATATAGCAGGAGACACATCTATAGGGCACTCTGTAGTTTTTTGCTCTGTAATAGAAGCGCTAAACGGATCTCCTATTCCTCAAAAATTAGAACTAGAAAGAACCATCGCAATGGAATTAGAACGCATAGCAATGCACACAGCTGACCTTGCCAACCTATCAATCGGAATAGCGTATCAACTCAGTGCTTCTGTCTACGCAGCTTTAAGAACTCCCATTATTAACTTTTTACAGAGCTGGTGCGGAAATAGATTCGGAAAATCACTCATACGAGCAAATGGAACATTTCATCCATTTTCTCTCATATTAGCAGAAAACATACTCAAACTACTACATAACTACGAAAAAAAATTCGACCAAATGTCTCAAAAACTATTTTCACTCCCCAGCGCTATTTTACGCCTCAAAGGAATAGGAAATGTAACAAAAACTCAAGCACAACAAATAGGAGCAGTAGGTATGGTAGCCCGTTCATGCGGAATTATCAGAGATATCAGAGCATCACACCCATCTATGGCTTATGTTTATAATCCTTATTTCACGAGTATAACTACCACAGGAGATGTTTTTTCTCGGGCTTTACTCCGAAGAATGGAAATAAAAAAATCTATCCGCTACATCCAATCCCTGATCCATCTTTGGAAACAAAATAATGAAACAATACCATCACCCATTTTAGACGAACAGCTGTCCCTCAAAAAAGAACATATCGCCTTTTCCCTTGCAGAAGGATGGCGTGGCGAAATAGTACACTCTGCCATCACCGATAGCACAGGAAAAATAATACATTATAAAATAAAAGACCCATCCCTCCACAACTGGAAAGCATTAGAAATAGCATTGAGAGAATTAGAAATATCCGATTTCCCTATAAATAATAAAAGCTTTAATCTTTCCTATTGCGGAAATGACCTATAA
- a CDS encoding proton-conducting transporter membrane subunit: MVLSFLIVSCLCIGGSFFFNKTISHLITFLYSFVLLGFVCFFSMRVGIVYDTFFMVDNLSLLFLWLTVIISFLSGIHYKQYAEVRQETDYTIRLHNAGTIIFYASITGVLTTNNFGFLWVFIEATTLSASLLIYHDRDKGALEATWKYLYVCSIGVALAFAGILFLTIAVNQTTDHDLSYEVVKKHAYSMNPLWLKTSFLFILTGFSVKMGLVPLFNVDIDAKDVAPSPVGANLSSVMLNAAFVTILRFYYAYTPIQEWMNKVLLITGVLSLLFASVYLLKVKNIKRLLAYSGMEHASLAVIAFACGGIGYFASVLHLVFHSLIKSVLFFQIGQMHSIFHSKIDDSIGNYIKINPIGALVILLGTYSLLAFPPTGIFFSEFLILKSIFLSHHYFILGITMVFLIIILYGIIHRIIPIIYSSQRTTKVELSAINKWHSIIQLLVILSVMYMGITQFDFLAKHIHKSINPFIP; the protein is encoded by the coding sequence ATGGTTCTTTCTTTTTTAATAGTTTCGTGTCTCTGTATAGGAGGGAGTTTTTTTTTCAATAAAACAATAAGTCATCTTATTACATTCTTATATTCGTTTGTTTTATTAGGTTTTGTGTGCTTTTTTAGTATGCGAGTGGGGATAGTATATGATACTTTTTTTATGGTAGATAATCTTTCGTTACTTTTTTTATGGCTTACGGTTATAATATCTTTTTTGTCTGGGATCCATTACAAGCAATATGCAGAAGTGAGGCAAGAAACGGATTATACTATACGACTTCATAACGCTGGGACAATTATTTTTTATGCCTCAATAACAGGTGTACTCACTACGAATAATTTTGGATTTTTATGGGTATTTATAGAAGCAACGACCCTTTCAGCGAGTTTACTTATTTATCATGATAGAGATAAAGGGGCTTTGGAAGCGACATGGAAATACTTGTATGTTTGCTCTATTGGGGTAGCACTGGCTTTTGCAGGAATACTTTTTTTAACAATAGCGGTGAATCAGACCACGGACCATGATTTATCATACGAGGTAGTAAAAAAACATGCATATAGTATGAACCCCTTATGGCTCAAAACTTCTTTTCTTTTTATTCTTACGGGATTTAGTGTAAAAATGGGACTGGTACCACTTTTCAACGTAGATATAGATGCAAAAGATGTAGCCCCTTCTCCCGTAGGAGCAAATCTTAGTTCTGTTATGCTCAATGCTGCATTTGTTACCATTCTTCGGTTTTATTATGCTTATACTCCTATCCAAGAATGGATGAATAAGGTACTTCTCATCACTGGAGTATTAAGTTTACTTTTTGCATCTGTTTATTTATTAAAAGTAAAAAATATCAAACGCCTCCTTGCTTATTCAGGGATGGAACATGCTAGTTTAGCAGTAATTGCCTTTGCTTGTGGTGGTATTGGATACTTTGCTTCTGTTCTCCATTTGGTATTTCACTCTCTTATAAAATCCGTTCTCTTTTTTCAGATAGGACAAATGCACAGCATATTTCATTCTAAAATAGATGATTCTATAGGTAACTATATAAAAATAAATCCCATAGGGGCATTAGTAATACTATTAGGAACATATTCGTTACTCGCATTCCCCCCAACGGGGATATTCTTCTCCGAATTCCTTATACTAAAAAGTATATTTCTCAGCCATCATTATTTTATACTAGGTATTACTATGGTATTTCTCATTATCATATTATATGGGATAATACATCGTATTATTCCTATTATTTACTCATCTCAAAGAACAACAAAAGTAGAACTATCAGCAATAAACAAATGGCATTCTATCATACAACTTTTAGTCATATTATCCGTTATGTATATGGGAATCACTCAATTTGATTTTTTAGCAAAGCATATACATAAATCTATAAACCCTTTCATCCCATAA